In one window of Pieris brassicae chromosome 10, ilPieBrab1.1, whole genome shotgun sequence DNA:
- the LOC123715414 gene encoding ATP-dependent RNA helicase abstrakt yields MSNKPPIKRYRRDENSSGSENDVDNYEPYVPVKERMKQKLLKMGRLGQVANEVAAETKSSSDNDPDDEGSQEEWGRRYNVSLLDQHSELKRLAEARALSAAERQAKEEAHILESVAQSKALMGVAELAKGIQYSEPIKTSWKPPRCILSLPESRHERVRQQLRILVEGEDVPPPIRTFQHMKFPKGIIRGLEAKGIKNPTPIQVQGIPAVLQGRDMIGIAFTGSGKTLVFTLPLIAMCLEQEVQMPFIRNEGPYGLIICPSRELAKQTHDIILHFIKHLKMAGHPEIRSCLAIGGVAVSECMETVQRGVHIMVATPGRLMDMLDKKMVRLNVCRYLCMDEADRMIDMGFEEDVRTIFSYFAGQRQTLLFSATMPRKIQNFARSALVKPVTVNVGRAGAASLNVRQELELVKAEARTVHLLQCLQKTPPPVLVFAERKQHVDAIHEYLLLKGVEAVAIHGGKDQEERSRAVEAFRRGEKDVLVATDVASKGLDFQNIQHVINYDMPEDIENYVHRIGRCGRAGQAGVASTLLSRQQDDSVLRDLAHLLREAGQKVPAFLMDMIGGDEPAVDGQGCSYCGGLGHRITECPKLEAVQNKQASNIGRRDYLANTAADY; encoded by the exons ATGTCTAACAAACCACCAATTAAACGGTATAGACGCGATGAAAATTCATCAGGATCTGAAAACGATGTCGATAATTACGAACCCTATGTTCCTGTAAAGGAAAGAATGAagcaaaagttattaaaaatgggACGACTTGGCCAAGTCGCTAATGAGGTCGCTGCTGAAACCAAAAGTTCGAGCGATAATGATCCTGACGATGAAG gttcTCAAGAAGAATGGGGAAGACGGTACAATGTTTCATTATTGGACCAGCATAGTGAATTGAAAAGACTGGCGGAAGCCCGGGCTTTGTCTGCAGCTGAAAGGCAAGCCAAAGAGGAGGCTCATATATTAGAAAGTGTAGCTCAGAGTAAAGCTTTGATGGGTGTTGCTGAATTAGCTAAAG GTATACAGTATTCGGAGCCAATCAAAACATCCTGGAAGCCTCCACGATGTATCCTGAGCTTACCAGAATCCAGACACGAGAGGGTGAGGCAACAGCTCCGCATCCTGGTAGAAGGTGAAGATGTACCGCCTCCCATACGCACGTTTCAACACATGAAGTTTcctaaag GTATTATTCGGGGCTTAGAAGCCAAAGGTATCAAGAATCCTACACCCATTCAAGTGCAAGGTATACCAGCAGTACTCCAAGGTCGGGATATGATTGGTATTGCGTTTACTGGTTCGGGAAAAACTCTGGTCTTCACACTACCCTTGATCGCGATGTGCTTAGAGCAAGAGGTTCAGATGCCTTTCATACG GAATGAGGGACCGTACGGTTTAATAATATGTCCGTCTAGAGAATTAGCGAAACAAACACACGATATTATACTCCATTTtatcaaacatttaaaaatggcCGGACATCCGGAGATTCGGAGTTGTCTCGCTATTGGTG GTGTGGCGGTATCAGAATGTATGGAGACAGTACAGCGGGGTGTTCACATCATGGTGGCTACTCCAGGAAGACTTATGGATATGTTAGATAAGAAAATG GTCCGTCTCAACGTATGCCGGTACCTGTGTATGGATGAAGCAGATCGAATGATCGATATGGGTTTTGAAGAAGACGTAAGAACTATTTTCTCCTATTTCGCGGGGCAGAGGCAAACTTTATTGTTCAGCGCGACTATGCCGAGGAAAATTCAGAATTTTGCAAG ATCAGCATTGGTGAAACCCGTAACAGTAAATGTGGGTCGAGCTGGTGCGGCATCACTTAACGTGCGTCAGGAACTGGAGCTGGTGAAGGCTGAAGCTCGTACGGTACACTTGCTCCAATGTCTGCAGAAGACGCCACCGCCGGTGCTGGTCTTCGCGGAGAGGAAGCAGCACGTGGATGCCATACAcgaatatttgttattaaaag GTGTTGAAGCTGTAGCTATACATGGTGGTAAAGACCAAGAAGAGAGGTCACGTGCTGTGGAGGCTTTCAGGAGAGGAGAGAAAGACGTGCTAGTCGCTACAGATGTCGCTAGCAAGG GTCTGGACTTCCAGAACATCCAGCACGTGATAAACTATGATATGCCAGAAGATATAGAGAACTACGTGCATCGCATCGGGCGTTGTGGGCGAGCCGGTCAGGCGGGCGTCGCCTCCACGCTTCTGTCAAGGCAGCAAGACGACAGCGTATTAAGAGATCTCGCGCATTTGCTGAGGGAAGCCGGACAGAAG GTGCCGGCGTTCCTGATGGACATGATAGGCGGTGATGAGCCGGCAGTGGATGGGCAGGGTTGTTCATACTGTGGAGGATTGGGACACAGGATTACAG aatgtCCAAAATTGGAAGCGGTGCAGAACAAGCAAGCATCAAATATCGGTAGACGAGACTATTTGGCTAACACTGCTGCTGACTACTAA